A stretch of Natronococcus sp. CG52 DNA encodes these proteins:
- a CDS encoding DUF5797 family protein, translated as MTLSDEARDRLADVVELQPTKNSELQERWALESGSEVHQYLEDELGDYYFRDDNSLIRATAEAADLVDVEPGIESDPDEGTPSRIRVPELQAQIVEVLAGPEEKSESVVSVLHKLRDAYDVDPDSEDVRSSLQSLRRKGVVEIEYRTIPTFRLSVERDDLEVAIAD; from the coding sequence ATGACGCTCTCGGACGAGGCCAGGGACCGGTTGGCCGACGTGGTGGAACTACAACCGACGAAAAATTCCGAGCTCCAGGAACGGTGGGCACTGGAAAGCGGCAGCGAGGTCCACCAGTACCTGGAGGACGAACTCGGGGACTACTACTTCCGGGACGACAACAGCCTGATCCGCGCGACCGCGGAGGCAGCGGACCTCGTCGACGTCGAACCGGGAATCGAGAGCGACCCGGACGAGGGAACCCCCTCGCGGATTCGCGTTCCCGAGTTACAGGCGCAGATCGTCGAGGTTCTCGCCGGCCCCGAGGAGAAGTCGGAAAGCGTCGTCTCGGTGCTACACAAGCTCCGGGACGCCTACGACGTCGATCCCGACTCCGAGGACGTCCGCTCGAGCCTCCAGAGTCTCCGTCGCAAAGGTGTCGTCGAGATCGAGTACCGAACCATTCCCACGTTTCGGCTGTCCGTCGAGCGCGACGACCTCGAGGTCGCAATCGCCGATTGA
- a CDS encoding DUF5787 family protein, whose protein sequence is MNRADDSEFAFELRTCRWAERAWPPDDGGGADRAVIVARQLGTKRRRWDTIVLECDREALEQRANYGPKRLDSDLLHVVRNAPAEWAYYRDALPHPGYPWRYVREAIHRADDRGILETRKNGNRIEIRRKWSYPNWVDRIVAIENKPDLDASAARNLGTQLEYDVALALADEVWVATRETGERVEPVLFEDLPVEAGVLALDPETLAADVSWYPRSLAVDEPGTRILERPDGGSRDGSAARFDSVTSETKAETRLRIAERAYERGWRSFVDTMRPDCRHFALRGTDGIQLLPYCESKERCQTAAECSGSCSAFEPEPPVWRTRGWPIEGGPGKRSKQLLEERRRRRRPGL, encoded by the coding sequence GTGAACCGAGCGGACGACAGCGAGTTCGCCTTCGAGCTTCGTACCTGCCGCTGGGCGGAGCGCGCGTGGCCCCCCGACGACGGCGGCGGGGCCGACCGCGCGGTCATCGTCGCCCGCCAACTCGGTACGAAACGCCGGCGCTGGGACACGATCGTTCTCGAGTGCGACCGCGAGGCCCTCGAGCAGCGGGCGAACTACGGTCCGAAGCGACTCGACAGCGACCTGTTACACGTCGTCCGGAACGCGCCCGCCGAGTGGGCGTACTACCGCGACGCGCTCCCGCACCCCGGCTACCCGTGGCGATACGTTCGCGAGGCGATCCACCGCGCCGACGACCGCGGAATCCTCGAGACCCGCAAGAACGGCAACCGGATCGAGATCCGCCGGAAGTGGTCCTATCCGAACTGGGTCGACCGAATCGTCGCCATCGAGAACAAGCCGGACCTCGACGCGAGCGCCGCCCGGAACCTGGGGACACAACTCGAGTACGACGTCGCGCTCGCGCTCGCCGACGAGGTCTGGGTCGCCACCCGGGAGACGGGCGAGCGCGTCGAACCGGTACTGTTCGAGGACCTGCCGGTCGAGGCCGGCGTGCTCGCGCTCGATCCCGAGACGCTCGCCGCCGACGTCTCGTGGTATCCGCGCTCGCTCGCGGTCGACGAACCGGGAACGCGAATCCTCGAGCGACCGGACGGCGGGAGCCGGGACGGCTCGGCCGCCCGTTTCGACTCCGTCACCTCGGAGACGAAAGCCGAGACGCGGCTTCGGATCGCCGAACGCGCCTACGAGCGCGGCTGGCGCTCGTTCGTCGACACGATGCGGCCCGACTGTCGACACTTCGCGCTGCGCGGAACCGACGGAATCCAGTTGCTGCCCTACTGCGAGTCCAAGGAGCGCTGCCAGACGGCCGCGGAGTGCTCCGGCTCCTGTTCCGCGTTCGAACCGGAACCGCCGGTCTGGCGGACCCGCGGCTGGCCGATCGAGGGCGGACCCGGAAAACGAAGCAAACAGTTGCTCGAGGAGCGCCGACGGCGCCGACGACCCGGGCTATAG
- a CDS encoding bis(5'-nucleosyl)-tetraphosphatase, whose protein sequence is MAVEATSAGAILFRDTRGRREYLLLKSRPGDWEFPKGGVEGDEELQQTAIREIKEEAGIEQFRLLDGFRDDYDYVFEANGKTIHKTVHLFIARSFEASAELSNEHRDLQWRDYEQAVNTVTQDGPREILEEAHEFIDEIEDEDDEE, encoded by the coding sequence ATGGCAGTCGAAGCTACGAGCGCAGGCGCGATCCTCTTCCGCGATACGCGGGGCCGGCGCGAGTATCTTCTACTCAAGAGCCGCCCGGGCGACTGGGAGTTTCCGAAGGGCGGTGTCGAAGGAGATGAAGAGCTACAGCAGACGGCGATCCGCGAAATAAAGGAAGAGGCAGGTATCGAGCAGTTCCGATTACTCGACGGCTTTCGAGACGACTACGACTACGTCTTCGAGGCGAACGGCAAGACGATCCACAAGACCGTTCACCTCTTTATCGCACGCTCGTTCGAGGCGAGCGCGGAACTGTCGAACGAGCATCGTGACCTCCAGTGGCGCGATTACGAGCAGGCGGTAAACACCGTCACGCAGGACGGGCCGCGAGAGATCCTGGAGGAGGCGCACGAGTTCATCGACGAGATCGAAGACGAGGACGACGAGGAGTAA
- a CDS encoding uS10/mL48 family ribosomal protein, which translates to MTFVTRLTLQSGDRAALDGIVDDIKSSAERKGAALKGPHSRPPEKLTVPQHARLHGDDERRFPSWEYTVFTRELEIHGHDNLARNIASQNFPDSVHIEAEVEQIHGAGRGGN; encoded by the coding sequence ATGACCTTCGTTACCCGTCTCACGCTCCAGAGCGGCGATAGAGCCGCGCTCGATGGGATCGTCGACGACATCAAATCTTCCGCCGAGCGGAAAGGGGCCGCGCTGAAAGGTCCACACTCCCGTCCGCCGGAGAAACTGACGGTCCCCCAGCACGCCCGCCTGCACGGCGACGACGAGCGCCGGTTTCCCTCCTGGGAGTACACGGTCTTTACGCGCGAACTCGAGATCCACGGCCACGACAACCTCGCGCGGAACATCGCCTCGCAGAACTTCCCGGACTCGGTCCACATCGAGGCCGAGGTCGAGCAGATCCACGGCGCGGGACGCGGCGGAAACTGA
- a CDS encoding amidohydrolase, translating to MTDETLVSLRRDLHRKPEPAWREFYTTARIVEELESRADLDELHVGPAAIAAEHRMGVPDEAELTAWYEQAREYDVDESVLESLEGGYTGAVAVLRKGEGPTVGLRVDIDALPRAESDDAQHHPVANEFRSEHEGAMHACGHDAHATIGIGALEAVAESEFSGTLKVFFQPAEEVVGGGKSMAKSEHIRDVDHLLALHIGLDHPTGEVVAGIDGFLAVRHLEATFTGEPAHAGGHPEQGRNAVQAMATAVQNLYAVPRHSDGATRVNAGVVEGGSAANVIPEEARIVAEVRGETTELMEYMHEKAERVLRSAAEMHDCEVETEIGAAAPSATSDQELVSIVADVANDVAGVESVLERDQLGGSEDATFLMREVQQNGGNACYVGVGTDHPGGHHTATFDVDEASIGHAVETLAGAIERIGLEHE from the coding sequence ATGACCGACGAAACCCTCGTTTCGTTGCGCCGCGACTTGCACCGCAAACCGGAACCCGCTTGGCGCGAGTTCTACACCACGGCACGGATCGTCGAGGAACTCGAGTCCCGCGCGGATCTCGACGAACTCCACGTCGGCCCGGCTGCCATCGCCGCCGAGCACCGGATGGGCGTTCCCGACGAGGCCGAACTGACCGCGTGGTACGAGCAGGCCCGCGAGTACGACGTCGACGAGTCCGTCCTCGAGTCGCTCGAGGGCGGCTACACGGGTGCCGTCGCGGTCCTCCGCAAAGGCGAGGGACCGACCGTCGGCCTCCGCGTCGACATCGACGCCCTGCCGCGTGCCGAGTCCGACGACGCACAGCACCATCCCGTCGCGAACGAGTTCCGCTCGGAACACGAGGGCGCGATGCACGCCTGCGGCCACGACGCCCACGCGACGATCGGGATCGGCGCGCTCGAGGCGGTCGCCGAGAGCGAGTTCTCGGGAACGCTGAAGGTGTTCTTCCAGCCCGCGGAGGAGGTCGTCGGCGGCGGCAAGTCGATGGCGAAGAGCGAACACATTCGGGACGTCGACCACCTGCTCGCGCTCCACATCGGGCTGGACCACCCGACCGGCGAGGTCGTCGCGGGTATCGACGGCTTCCTGGCCGTCCGACACCTCGAGGCCACTTTCACGGGCGAACCCGCCCACGCGGGCGGCCACCCCGAACAGGGTCGCAACGCCGTCCAGGCGATGGCGACGGCGGTCCAGAATCTCTACGCCGTTCCGCGCCACAGCGACGGCGCGACCCGCGTTAACGCGGGCGTCGTCGAGGGCGGCAGCGCGGCGAACGTCATCCCTGAGGAGGCGCGGATCGTCGCCGAGGTCCGAGGCGAGACGACCGAACTGATGGAGTACATGCACGAGAAGGCCGAGCGCGTGCTTCGCTCCGCCGCCGAGATGCACGACTGCGAGGTCGAGACCGAGATCGGTGCCGCCGCACCGAGCGCGACGAGCGACCAGGAGCTCGTCTCGATCGTCGCCGACGTGGCGAACGACGTCGCCGGCGTCGAGAGCGTCCTCGAGCGCGACCAGCTCGGCGGCAGCGAGGACGCGACGTTCCTGATGCGCGAAGTACAGCAAAACGGCGGCAACGCCTGCTACGTCGGCGTCGGCACCGACCACCCCGGCGGCCACCACACCGCGACGTTCGACGTCGACGAGGCGAGCATCGGCCACGCCGTCGAGACGCTTGCGGGCGCGATCGAGCGGATCGGTCTCGAGCACGAGTAA
- a CDS encoding geranylgeranyl reductase family protein, whose amino-acid sequence MSTQEQSATAATPETRSPDVVVVGAGTAGCYAAATVAREGYDAVILERKSEEEAGHIACGDALKGADAFPESIPKSKIEPAFTNTGVDHGRFEIPQEDTVLEIPVPGELAVIDRLEYGKLIIEGAEETGADVHYDTVVQDVTQADDGQVTGVTATRKGERLEYEADIVIDAAGSLSVLQDHVDFSESTFDTNVNYTHFCSAYREIVTVDEPVEWSDALVFKPTERAAGYLWYFPRTETEINAGLGFQMTEEPMELVEDLKRDLQSRAEFDGAEVEDKLGAALPTRRPYDSAVHPGYMAVGDAAGHVNPTTGGGIAGAAYAGKYAADQAIEALETGDCGEATLWEYNQRVMEHFGARYAALDVYNILSTAVDVDDLMGLLAAMPGDKLAEALYSGSTDIGPKLKAEALLKSRGHWGTIWNLYRTKRRADELLAHYENYPSHPGALDSWQDRRDDLMDAVYETTGAEPKY is encoded by the coding sequence ATGAGTACGCAGGAACAGTCGGCCACCGCCGCGACGCCCGAGACTCGATCGCCGGACGTGGTCGTCGTCGGCGCCGGGACCGCAGGCTGTTACGCCGCAGCGACCGTCGCACGCGAGGGATACGACGCCGTCATCCTCGAGCGAAAGTCCGAGGAAGAGGCGGGGCACATCGCCTGCGGGGACGCGCTGAAGGGTGCGGACGCCTTCCCCGAGTCGATTCCCAAGTCGAAGATCGAACCCGCGTTCACCAACACCGGCGTCGACCACGGCCGCTTCGAGATCCCGCAGGAGGATACGGTCCTCGAGATCCCCGTTCCCGGGGAGCTGGCCGTCATCGACCGCCTGGAGTACGGCAAGCTGATCATCGAGGGCGCCGAGGAGACCGGCGCCGACGTCCACTACGACACCGTCGTCCAGGACGTCACCCAGGCCGACGACGGCCAGGTGACCGGCGTCACGGCGACGCGGAAGGGAGAGCGACTCGAGTACGAGGCCGATATCGTCATCGACGCCGCCGGCTCGCTGTCGGTACTCCAGGACCACGTCGACTTCTCGGAGTCGACGTTCGACACGAACGTCAACTACACGCACTTCTGTTCGGCCTACCGCGAGATCGTCACCGTCGACGAACCCGTCGAGTGGTCCGACGCGCTCGTCTTCAAGCCGACCGAGCGCGCGGCGGGCTACCTCTGGTACTTCCCGCGCACGGAGACGGAGATCAACGCCGGACTCGGCTTCCAGATGACCGAGGAGCCGATGGAACTCGTCGAGGATCTCAAGCGCGACCTCCAGAGCCGTGCGGAGTTCGACGGCGCCGAGGTCGAGGACAAACTCGGCGCCGCGCTTCCGACGCGGCGGCCGTACGATTCGGCCGTCCATCCCGGCTACATGGCCGTCGGCGATGCCGCCGGACACGTCAACCCCACGACGGGCGGCGGTATCGCCGGAGCCGCCTACGCCGGCAAGTACGCCGCCGACCAGGCGATCGAGGCGCTCGAGACCGGCGACTGCGGCGAGGCTACCCTCTGGGAGTACAATCAGCGCGTGATGGAGCACTTCGGCGCCCGCTACGCCGCGCTGGACGTCTACAACATCCTTTCGACGGCCGTCGACGTCGACGACCTGATGGGGCTGCTCGCCGCGATGCCGGGCGACAAACTCGCCGAGGCGCTGTACTCCGGCAGCACGGACATCGGACCGAAGCTCAAGGCGGAGGCCCTGCTCAAGAGCCGCGGCCACTGGGGCACGATCTGGAACCTCTACCGGACGAAGCGGCGGGCCGACGAACTGCTCGCCCACTACGAGAACTACCCGTCCCACCCCGGCGCGCTCGACAGCTGGCAGGATCGTCGCGACGACCTGATGGACGCAGTCTACGAGACGACCGGGGCGGAGCCGAAGTACTAA
- a CDS encoding 2Fe-2S iron-sulfur cluster-binding protein: protein MTEYTVEFVGTGETITCTDKETILSRCLEEGIAQEYSCRVGMCLACSAEIVEGEVTQPAARGLTEKEAENYALTCMARPQSDLKLDRGKYPPSIEGDLEADTGNEPTPADD from the coding sequence ATGACAGAGTACACCGTCGAGTTCGTCGGCACGGGCGAGACGATCACCTGCACGGACAAGGAGACCATCCTCAGCCGCTGTCTCGAGGAGGGAATCGCCCAGGAGTACTCCTGCCGCGTCGGGATGTGTCTGGCCTGTTCGGCCGAGATCGTCGAGGGCGAGGTCACCCAGCCGGCGGCTCGCGGGCTCACGGAGAAAGAAGCAGAGAACTACGCGCTCACCTGCATGGCGCGACCGCAGTCGGACCTCAAACTCGACCGCGGAAAGTACCCGCCGAGCATCGAGGGCGACCTCGAGGCGGACACCGGAAACGAACCGACGCCGGCTGACGACTGA
- the ftsZ gene encoding cell division protein FtsZ, producing MDSLIEDAIDEAENAEGEVPESGSGPSTADGSDTNTGTMTDDELEDVLQDLQTDITVVGCGGAGGNTINRMHEEGIHGAKLVAANTDVQHLVEIEADTKILMGEDKTGGRGAGSLPQVGEEAALESQEDIYDAIDGSDMVFVTAGLGGGTGTGSAPVVAKAARESGALTISIVTTPFTAEGEVRRTNAEAGLERLRDVSDTVIVVPNDRLLDSVGKLPVRQAFKVSDEVLMRSVKGITELITKPGLVNLDFADVRTVMERGGVAMIGLGESDSEAKAEDSVKTALRSPLLDVDISGASSALVNVTGGNDMSIEEAEGVVEEIYDRIDPDARIIWGTSIDETLEGSMRTMIVVTGVESPQIYGRGEGEAVQPEQAPQGDDIDFVD from the coding sequence ATGGACTCTCTCATCGAAGACGCGATCGACGAGGCCGAAAACGCGGAGGGGGAGGTTCCCGAGTCGGGGTCCGGCCCGTCGACCGCGGACGGATCGGACACCAACACAGGGACGATGACGGACGACGAACTGGAAGACGTTCTGCAGGATCTCCAGACCGACATCACGGTCGTCGGCTGCGGGGGTGCCGGCGGAAACACGATCAACCGGATGCACGAGGAGGGAATCCACGGCGCGAAACTCGTCGCCGCGAACACGGACGTTCAACACCTCGTGGAGATCGAGGCCGACACCAAGATTCTGATGGGCGAGGACAAGACCGGCGGCCGCGGCGCCGGTTCGCTCCCCCAGGTCGGTGAAGAGGCCGCCCTCGAGAGCCAGGAGGACATCTACGACGCCATCGACGGCTCCGACATGGTCTTCGTTACGGCCGGCCTCGGCGGTGGCACCGGTACCGGATCCGCGCCCGTCGTCGCGAAGGCGGCCCGCGAGTCCGGTGCACTCACGATCTCGATCGTTACCACGCCGTTCACCGCCGAGGGAGAGGTCCGCCGGACGAACGCCGAAGCCGGTCTCGAGCGACTTCGCGACGTGAGCGACACCGTCATCGTCGTCCCGAACGACCGCCTGCTCGACTCGGTCGGCAAACTTCCCGTCCGCCAGGCGTTCAAGGTGAGCGACGAGGTGCTGATGCGCTCGGTGAAGGGGATCACGGAGCTGATCACGAAACCCGGCCTCGTCAACCTCGACTTCGCCGACGTCCGCACCGTGATGGAACGCGGCGGCGTCGCCATGATCGGTCTCGGCGAGTCCGACTCGGAAGCCAAGGCCGAGGACTCGGTCAAGACCGCCCTCCGATCGCCGCTGCTCGACGTCGACATCTCCGGCGCGAGTTCCGCGCTGGTCAACGTCACCGGCGGCAACGACATGTCCATCGAGGAGGCGGAGGGAGTCGTCGAAGAGATCTACGACCGGATCGACCCCGACGCCCGCATCATCTGGGGGACCTCGATCGACGAGACCCTCGAGGGCAGCATGCGGACGATGATCGTCGTCACGGGCGTCGAGTCGCCACAGATCTACGGCCGCGGAGAGGGCGAAGCGGTCCAGCCCGAGCAGGCGCCGCAGGGCGACGACATCGACTTCGTCGACTGA
- a CDS encoding D-aminoacyl-tRNA deacylase, translated as MIAIVESRADRASVRICDHLRERADWTAQEDDTSPDAGGGGTFYRLENAELRSFDDLHLELERPAAAFDCDPDLLVFASRHSGDTGALLTGHFTGSFGPAEFGGEDDTLAEACPNALSRLLEAFEEYAPDEYEVGMECTHHGPSDVGCPSLFAELGSGDEQWDDPDGAEAVARAILDLRDVDPHSSGQFVGFGGNHYAPRFGRITRETPWAVGHIAADWALEAMGHPESHRQVLEQAFAASRADVAMLDGEWPVLEETLAELDCRIVGETWLREVGNRSLELVDAVESRLGTIGGGVRFGVRSESSFAVVDLPTELIETAEGIDPVRVREIVEHHSVAFETENSGSRVGARAAVPKSESRRRIVEEGAAVLETKYESVTVEDDAVLVEELAFDPELARTLGIPEGPKFGALTSGEPVTVNGETIKPETVHRERTHRFPI; from the coding sequence GTGATCGCAATCGTCGAGAGCCGCGCCGACCGCGCGTCCGTCCGCATCTGCGACCACCTCCGCGAGCGCGCCGACTGGACGGCCCAAGAGGACGACACCAGTCCCGACGCCGGCGGCGGCGGCACCTTCTACCGACTCGAGAACGCCGAACTTCGCTCCTTCGACGACTTACATCTCGAACTCGAGCGCCCGGCCGCCGCGTTCGACTGCGACCCCGACCTGCTCGTGTTCGCGTCGCGTCACTCCGGCGACACTGGCGCCCTGCTCACGGGCCACTTCACGGGGAGCTTCGGGCCGGCGGAGTTCGGCGGCGAAGACGATACGCTCGCCGAGGCGTGTCCGAACGCCCTCTCTCGGCTGCTCGAGGCCTTCGAGGAGTACGCGCCCGACGAGTACGAGGTTGGCATGGAGTGTACCCACCACGGGCCGAGCGACGTCGGCTGTCCGTCGCTGTTCGCCGAACTCGGCAGCGGCGACGAACAGTGGGACGACCCCGACGGCGCGGAAGCGGTCGCGCGCGCTATCCTCGACCTGCGCGACGTCGACCCCCACAGTTCCGGACAGTTCGTCGGCTTTGGCGGTAACCACTACGCGCCGCGGTTCGGACGGATCACCCGGGAGACGCCGTGGGCGGTCGGCCACATCGCCGCCGACTGGGCGCTCGAGGCGATGGGCCACCCCGAGAGCCACCGTCAGGTCCTCGAGCAGGCGTTCGCGGCGAGTCGGGCCGACGTCGCGATGCTCGACGGCGAGTGGCCGGTGCTCGAGGAGACGCTGGCCGAACTCGACTGTCGGATCGTCGGCGAAACCTGGCTGCGCGAAGTCGGCAACCGCTCTCTGGAACTCGTCGACGCCGTCGAGTCGAGACTCGGGACGATCGGGGGCGGCGTCCGATTCGGTGTCCGATCCGAGTCGTCGTTTGCGGTCGTCGACCTCCCGACGGAACTGATCGAGACGGCGGAAGGGATCGATCCCGTCCGGGTTCGCGAGATCGTCGAACACCACAGCGTCGCGTTCGAGACCGAGAACAGCGGGAGCCGCGTCGGCGCGCGAGCCGCCGTCCCGAAGTCCGAGAGTCGGCGCCGGATCGTCGAGGAGGGAGCCGCCGTCCTCGAGACGAAGTACGAGTCGGTGACGGTCGAGGACGACGCCGTCCTCGTCGAGGAACTGGCCTTCGATCCGGAACTCGCCCGGACGCTCGGTATTCCCGAGGGGCCGAAGTTCGGTGCGCTCACCTCCGGTGAACCCGTCACCGTTAACGGCGAAACCATCAAACCCGAAACAGTTCATCGCGAGCGGACGCATCGGTTCCCGATCTGA
- a CDS encoding NUDIX hydrolase, with translation MNETENVTYVHKACAYITRKTGELLVFEGPGHDGLQIPKGTLETGESPREGLFREVREESGLENLHGARHVTTDVWTRRRSPPKRYVRHFFHATVHEPRDEWTHTVADGGEEHGSEFEYEWVSPTTAREFALDLDDYAQLLSTEAPAPEQPIASD, from the coding sequence ATGAACGAAACGGAGAACGTGACGTACGTACACAAGGCCTGTGCGTACATCACGCGGAAAACGGGCGAGTTGCTCGTATTCGAGGGACCAGGCCACGACGGACTGCAGATTCCGAAGGGAACGCTCGAGACGGGCGAATCTCCCCGGGAGGGACTGTTCCGGGAAGTGAGAGAGGAGAGCGGACTCGAGAACCTGCACGGAGCGCGACACGTCACGACGGACGTCTGGACGCGTCGCCGGTCGCCGCCGAAGCGGTACGTCCGCCACTTCTTCCACGCGACCGTTCACGAACCGCGCGACGAGTGGACTCACACGGTCGCCGACGGCGGCGAGGAACACGGCTCCGAGTTCGAGTACGAGTGGGTCAGTCCGACGACCGCCCGCGAGTTCGCGCTGGATCTCGACGACTACGCGCAGCTACTCTCGACTGAAGCCCCCGCGCCGGAGCAGCCGATCGCCTCCGACTGA
- a CDS encoding calcium/sodium antiporter, with product MLSETAFSLLLLLGGVVALYGGAELLVAGAGRLALGIGLRAATVGVTVIAFATTAPELFVATIGALDVSTDIGLGAVIGSNIANIGLVLGVATLIKPLSVSETVVKRHVPFMAFAAILLVAFGSNGTIGRLEGALFLLVLGGFTAYLLYYVNADPAPLEDTPDAGNGVELRDGALVVGGLLALVIGSRWLVAGGSDLLLKLGFSELFVGLTVLALGTSLPELAASVIGAIRDETAFAVGNVVGSNIYNVLAVLGIVALITPIEIAPSTLRFELPVLVVFTVVLVAMMGYGRRLSRLDGVALVAGYVAFVTLLLP from the coding sequence ATGCTCTCCGAGACCGCGTTCTCTCTGCTGTTGCTCCTGGGCGGGGTCGTCGCCCTCTACGGCGGCGCGGAGTTGCTCGTCGCCGGCGCCGGTCGACTCGCGCTCGGGATCGGCCTCCGGGCGGCGACCGTCGGCGTGACGGTGATCGCGTTCGCGACGACCGCGCCGGAGCTGTTCGTCGCGACCATCGGCGCGCTCGACGTCTCGACGGACATCGGACTGGGAGCGGTCATCGGCTCGAACATCGCGAACATCGGACTGGTCCTCGGCGTCGCCACGCTGATCAAGCCGCTTTCGGTCAGCGAGACGGTCGTGAAGCGACACGTCCCGTTCATGGCGTTCGCGGCGATCCTGCTCGTCGCCTTCGGATCGAACGGGACGATCGGTCGTCTCGAGGGAGCGCTCTTCCTGCTCGTTCTCGGCGGCTTCACGGCGTACCTGCTCTACTACGTCAACGCCGATCCCGCGCCGCTCGAGGATACCCCCGATGCGGGAAACGGCGTCGAACTCCGCGACGGCGCGCTCGTCGTCGGCGGACTCCTGGCGCTCGTTATCGGCTCGCGCTGGCTCGTCGCCGGCGGCTCCGATCTCCTCCTGAAGCTCGGCTTCTCCGAACTGTTCGTCGGACTCACGGTGCTCGCACTCGGCACCTCGCTGCCCGAGCTGGCGGCTTCGGTCATCGGCGCGATCCGGGACGAGACGGCGTTCGCCGTCGGGAACGTCGTCGGCTCGAACATCTACAACGTCCTCGCGGTGCTCGGCATCGTCGCACTGATCACGCCGATCGAGATCGCCCCGAGCACGCTCCGGTTCGAACTGCCGGTGCTGGTCGTCTTCACCGTCGTACTGGTCGCGATGATGGGGTACGGCAGACGACTGTCTCGCCTCGACGGGGTCGCACTCGTCGCCGGCTACGTTGCGTTCGTCACCCTGCTACTGCCGTGA